Below is a genomic region from Aquila chrysaetos chrysaetos chromosome 13, bAquChr1.4, whole genome shotgun sequence.
CCTAATTGCGGTGTACCTAGTCAGACAGAGGAGTTAATaacttattctttctttttcaggtcGACACACAACGAGATGGAAAAGAACAGGTGCGTGGTGGAGGCTTTTTAGGAGCTGGGTTTGGGTGTATCGCTGCTTTTCCAGGGGTTGAGAactggggctggggagccgAGGCGGCGTTGAGATGGGGAGCGGGAGGGAAGGGACGGGACAGGTGGATAAAGTGGCCACCGAGGAGGTGCCTGACATTGCTCGGACTTGAAGCTTTCCCTGTCCTTGGCTGCCGGAGCAGCTGTGCAATGAGAAGGTGGGAATGATATTTatctcctctgccagctcccggTTCGCTGGTGAAATCCCAAGCAGCGTGCCTCCCTTCATCCTGCCTCTCGGCTTGCTAGCGAGAAGGGTTTCAAGCCCTCTGCCAATTCCCAGGGGCAATCCCGTGCCGATGGGATGGCCGTCATCCTCTGCTCACCCGCGGTTGGGGTGTAGGTACGTGGCCGGAGCCATGCCTCCATGTAACTGTGATTATTTGCGACAGACCGGTGCGGTCTTTGTCGTCCAGCTGAAAGATGGCTTTGTGTCCTTGATACGCTGCTCTCTTTCTCGGCGTGGCTTGGATGCAGCTCAAATCTTGCCGTGTCTTGCTGCCGGTGCAGGATTGGTGTCAACTTGGTCGGTTTGTATCTTAAGAGGCAGAACTGTCCGTGTCCCAAGTGCCATGAGTTAGAAAAGGCCAGGGACATTTATTCCTCATTTGAAAAGACCGAGAAAATGAGCATCTGATTACTTCAGGCTCGCCTTGCGTCCCTCTCGCCTTGTTTAGACCAAAGCCATGTCGAAATCTCGTTGGTAACGTTGCACAAGCGAGCGCAGTAAATGCTCTGTCTTTTCCGCCCCTTCcaagaggctggagaaatgagctTCTCTCTGGACAGAGATTAAGCACCCCTTCTTCCTTCGCTTGTCGTTAGAGATATCTTAATCCCATCCTGTGGCGGTCGAGCCGGTGAATCTTGGCCTCGGCCAAAGtttgctgccttcccccccTGGCACAAGGAACAGCTTGGCTTGATACGGGGAGGGAGAGCGATGGGAAGACAGATATCTCACAGAGTGTAAGGACAAGTGCAAATGAAATGAGCCGATGGGCTTGGAAGGTGTTTTGCCTGGGAACCGAATcctttgagggtttttttcttttattattatgagCCAGTGGGATTTCTGGGGGTTTTTAAGCACGACGGCAGTTTCAGCTGGGTGAAGCGTGGCAGAAATGCGCTTTTATAGATGCTGTGCTTCTAACTTCGAAGCGGAAGCCCCAGTTTTGACTCTGGTGTTGGCGTTGTGTAATCCAGAAAGTTGCTCGGTGCTGGCCGAGCGGGGCGGGTTGCTGCTGCGCTCCCCCCTGCGTAACTTCTGCTAGGCAGGGCGGGCTGGTTTTTTCCATTCGTTGTTTTTCTGGTGTGAACGGCCACCAtgacaaggctttttttttttttaccagaggTAGCTGAGGATTTCGATTTTGCTGCCGCAGCCCTTGCGAGGCTGGGCTAGCTCCTTATCCGCAGGTAGATCTCGCAGGTAAATCACTTGTAAGCCGGCACGGCACGGTCGGACAGGTCTGCACTGCTCCAGGcagctcttcctccccctcctcaagaaaataatctttgcaaAGGCTCATCTTCGAGCCTGTCGGTGTTTGGGATTTACCCAAAGAGTAAAGACCACACGTTTTGTTTGCATTGTAATTCAGAAGGTACTCTGTGTAGGCAAATGCCTGTTTACGCCTAGCGCGCCCAAAACAAGATAGGCAGGTACTTGCAAAATCCCAATTTGCAGCTGCCTGTGTCGATCGGGTATTTCAAAGGCAGGTGTTGCAACCGATGCCCAAGAATGTGACCTAAATCTTGGGGTTGGAGTGCCAAACACGAGGGAAACGGATCCATGCTGGGAGCATCTTGGTTATTGACAGGTAAAGGGACTTCCTCGAGCAGCCAGAGTTTCCCTCGGCAGTGGTGTGCAAGTGGTAAAGCATTAGCCTATGTATTAATGCAGACAAAATCTGGGTGTAACACAGGGAGAGAGGGATTCCTGCCAGGCTCCTGTGCCAGGACAGCTGAGGAGCATGGTGCTGCTTGGGGCTGATGTTCCCTTGGGGACCCGGTTTTGTTTTGACCGGAGTTGCGTGTGCCAAGGAGATGGATCTGAAACCGGCCTGTTCCTACTAAAAATAGGGAAAGGAAGTGTTCCCAAGGGACACGCTGGGTTTACAGCTGCGTGGCGTCAACCCGTATGGCTTCAGCTGTCGGTGGAGCAAGGCAGTGGCTGAACAGCATCCCTGCGGTGAAGCTTTTTAGGAGAAAGACCAAAATCGGATACCCTCGCCCAAAAAGTCGAGGTCTTTGGCAGCTCCTCACCAAGCAAGCATCCCGACAGCCCGAAAGGTGCTGGCAGGGTTTTGTCAGTGGGGTCGGCTGAAGCCGGAGTCAGggtttttcagaaatgttcttttgtctggctgcagttttctcCCGGTGCGTGGAAGCCGGCGGAGGGTGGGAAGGCGTCTGGTTCGACTTAGCTTCCAACCACCCTGATTATCTGCTCTCGCAGGGGTGAAATGCCGCTTGGGAAGCGGGTACCTGAACGCTCAACGTGTTGTGTGATCTTCTTACAGGCGTGCCCATCTGCGGTTGTGTTTGGAGAAGCTGAAAGGGCTGGTACCCCTCGGACCCGAAGCCAGCAGACACACCACCCTGAGTTTACTAACGAAGGCTAAATTGCACATCAAGGTGAGCATGGACTCGTTCGGTGCCGCTGAACCCACCCGCTGCGGGAGATGCAATAAATCGGGCTCCATCCCCATTGGGTGGGTACCGAGCTCGGCTTCGAGAACAGCACTGGCGCATGGGGCGCAGGGGCTTCGTGGCGTCTGAATCCTCGAGCGGGGTGAAGGCAACGGCCGGGTCGGGACGTTAGTTTGGGAATACCGACGGAGGTTAATGCTGTCGCGGGTCAGTATTGCCCTTCTTGCACTTGGCGCAGCGAGTCCGTGCGATTCTCCTTATCGATGGGCTCGTCGAGGGCGGCCGTGCCGCTTTTCTGCGTTGTACCCTACACCGCAGCGATGCCCAGAGGCCTTGGAGATGAGACTGGCTGCAGGATTGGAGGACAgttgctcttttcctttcttttctagagTATTTCCTACTTCGCTGTTTGTCCTTCAGACTTTGACTCAACAGGGCTTTCCTCGCTGGCTGTATTTAAAGCTTCACGAGCTGAGAGATAACGGGGGGAATGCTGGCATCGGGCTGCATTCAACTCCCTAGTTATCAAAGGCTCTGGAAATATATAAATAGCTGCTCATATAAATGGTTTGGAGGGGGAAGCGTCCTCTACGTGCCTTCTCCGGCAGCCTCGGGCCAGGTCTGGACCTCTCCATTCCTGGGCCAGATGCCGCACCCTGCTTTGATGTCCCTCGGCTTGCGGGAGGATGAAAGTTGCGTCCATACAACTCACGTGCTCGACGTCCTGAGCGTGTTGAAGGCGGGGAGCCCCTCGGTAGTTGGTAGCAGTCGCGTTTAGAGGGCTCAGGTAGCGAAAGCGATGTTTCACGCGTGGCTGGAGGCTGGGGAGCTCAGGGTGCCTTCTCTCTCATCCTCTGCAGAAGCTTGAAGACTATGACAGGAAAGCCGTACACCAAATAGACCAGCTGCAGCGGGAGCAGCGGCACctgaaaaggcagctggagaagCTGGGGATAGAGAGGATAAGGATGGACAGTATCGGCTCCACTGTTTCTTCGGAGCGCTCCGACTCGGATAGAGGTGAGACCCCCGCGCTCGGGGCAgagcggggccggccggcgAGAGGTCTGGCCTGTCGTGTTGTAACACTAACCGTTCCTCTTGCAGAAGAGATAGACGTGGACGTGGAGAGCACGGACGACCTTCCCGCGGACCTCgactggagcagcagcagcagcccaagTGACTCGGACGAAAGAGGGAGCCTGCAGAGCGTCTGTAGCGATGAGGGCTATTCCAGCTCTGGCGTGAAGAGGTTGAAGTTGCAGAGCAATCGCAAGCCTTCTCTCGGTCTATAAGAAGCAACTCCCTTAGCTGTTTCACCCGTCGCTCTTTCCCTTTTGGATCTCGTTAGGTAGCACACCGGACTGTCCCACCACTCTCTTGCACGTAAAAAAATCTTATCGTACCGCCGACCGAAATGAAGCTGAGCTTTGCCTAAGTCCCAAAACACCGCGTCGGGCTGCGGGTGGCAAGCTCCTCCCCGGAGCACCCTTCCACTCGCATCTGCCGGCTTCTCTTCCCGTCCGGAAACTCTTCTCTGTGAGACCGTACATTCCAGCCACATTTTGAAGTGCCCGAGAATATTGCAGCAGTAACAGCAACCTCAAAAGCCCTCCCCTGGGTTTTTTGGCTTGCTGTCACCACCCGGTATTCCGGCTCTACTCCGCATTTGCCCAGCAACATCACGTACCCGATAATCGGCGGCAGGGCCCAAATGTAGAGTTTTTGGGTGAGGATATGAAGGCGGAGCCGGCCTCTAGCGTAGTTTAGATCCGGGAGAGAGTGGAGGCAAGTCGGCGATCGGCACACGGAGTGTTTCAGCCACGTCGCATCTCGGAATTGCACTGCGAGCCACCGGCATGTTAGTCGGAGGGCTCCTCTCCGCCGACTCTAAATATTCAGGGTAGTAGCGCAGCCATATACACCCCAGCCCGGCCCTGCCATCTTCCCAGAGCGGGAGCCTTTCTGGCAGGGGGAATGCCGCTCGGGGGGGGCCATGGGGCTCGACAGCCATCGTCCCCCCTCTCACAGAGCTTCAGATTTGGCGCCTTCGGTCTGGGAAGTTTTCTGTCCTACCTAAAACCAAAcggtccccgtccccgtcccatGCGACATCCCACCTCCTGCGTCACGGCTGCACGTCGCTGTTCTAGGCGAGCGCTCTTGGAATTTCCTTTTCACACTTCTTGTCTCGGGGACAATTTTATTCTACCTCGGAGAGATGAACAAAGATTATCTCCATCCCTTTAGCACAAAAAACAAAGATGATGCCTCATCTGTTTTACAGAAGCGATGCCCGGCCCCGTTCAAATCCATCGCGCGACAGTTTAGCAATAACCCGACGGtgagggggagcggggcagcctCCGGCCGTCAGCACCCGAGGGGACCCCACGGATCTCAGCGGCACGTCCGAAGCACTTCTCTGGCTGGCGGGGATCTTTTCAGGCACTCAAACGGGCTCGCGAAGGATTTCGGTCACCGCCTTAGGGAGACAAACCCGAACACGCCAAGAAAGGGCCAGACCCCTTCCCATTGCCCTGacagcggggcagggggggtccTCACCTGAGAGCAGACGGAAATGTACAGAAAACACGCGAGCTATAAAtagtatttattcatttttctatgAAACCGATGTACTGGAGATAACATTCTTACgactttctgcttttatagaTGTTCTGGAAACTTTGATATGTAGAGATCTGCTAACGGAGACgtttcttttccccttgaaCCCattgaaggtcttttccaccCCCTCGGCAAACCTCCCACTCGATCCCCATCACTTGATCCCCTACCCCGACCAGCTCCCCCCGGGCACCCGGCGAGGCCCTGGCATCCGGCGAGGAGCCACTTCGCTCTTCAAGGGCTTTTCTTAGCGGTGGGAGACAAAACCAGGCATCCCCCCGCGCCCGCGGTCTGTACAAATCCCTTCAAGAAACACGGATGCCAAGACGTCGCTACTGCAAAGTGCGAGCAAATGAACAAtgtaaaactcttttttttttttttctttttgttttttggggtttttttttgtttggtttttttttaacatccctAAATCGATTTTTGGATCGTTTGAAGTCTTTGAGAAGCGAGAGGATGGGAGACGGGGT
It encodes:
- the MXD1 gene encoding max dimerization protein 1 isoform X3; translated protein: MLRSLQKAACFPRRSTHNEMEKNRRAHLRLCLEKLKGLVPLGPEASRHTTLSLLTKAKLHIKKLEDYDRKAVHQIDQLQREQRHLKRQLEKLGIERIRMDSIGSTVSSERSDSDRGETPALGAERGRPARGLACRVVTLTVPLAEEIDVDVESTDDLPADLDWSSSSSPSDSDERGSLQSVCSDEGYSSSGVKRLKLQSNRKPSLGL
- the MXD1 gene encoding max dimerization protein 1 isoform X2, with product MAAGGGLNIQMLLEAAEYLERREREAEHGYASLLPGKHGEALRRRAKARKNGGGSRSTHNEMEKNRRAHLRLCLEKLKGLVPLGPEASRHTTLSLLTKAKLHIKKLEDYDRKAVHQIDQLQREQRHLKRQLEKLGIERIRMDSIGSTVSSERSDSDREEIDVDVESTDDLPADLDWSSSSSPSDSDERGSLQSVCSDEGYSSSGVKRLKLQSNRKPSLGL
- the MXD1 gene encoding max dimerization protein 1 isoform X1; translation: MAAGGGLNIQMLLEAAEYLERREREAEHGYASLLPGKHGEALRRRAKARKNGGGSRSTHNEMEKNRRAHLRLCLEKLKGLVPLGPEASRHTTLSLLTKAKLHIKKLEDYDRKAVHQIDQLQREQRHLKRQLEKLGIERIRMDSIGSTVSSERSDSDRGETPALGAERGRPARGLACRVVTLTVPLAEEIDVDVESTDDLPADLDWSSSSSPSDSDERGSLQSVCSDEGYSSSGVKRLKLQSNRKPSLGL
- the MXD1 gene encoding max dimerization protein 1 isoform X4; this encodes MGASRSTHNEMEKNRRAHLRLCLEKLKGLVPLGPEASRHTTLSLLTKAKLHIKKLEDYDRKAVHQIDQLQREQRHLKRQLEKLGIERIRMDSIGSTVSSERSDSDRGETPALGAERGRPARGLACRVVTLTVPLAEEIDVDVESTDDLPADLDWSSSSSPSDSDERGSLQSVCSDEGYSSSGVKRLKLQSNRKPSLGL